Proteins from a genomic interval of Lolium perenne isolate Kyuss_39 chromosome 1, Kyuss_2.0, whole genome shotgun sequence:
- the LOC127294502 gene encoding uncharacterized protein produces the protein MAMAPTASAVSFAAARPSAGASSRPRAASAGRVSAGQPEGGKWWAPLVGWSGKADYIEPATAMVVEEEKAAAARPFVGGLTEEKARQLRARMVETESFHDAMYHSAIASRLARSS, from the coding sequence ATGGCCATGGCCCCGACCGCCTCCGCCGTCTCCTTCGCCGCCGCGCGCCCCTCGGCTGGAGCGTCATCCCGTCCCCGCGCCGCCTCCGCCGGCCGCGTCAGCGCGGGCCAGCCCGAGGGCGGCAAGTGGTGGGCGCCGCTGGTCGGCTGGTCCGGGAAGGCCGACTACATCGAGCCGGCCACGGCGATGGTCGtcgaggaggagaaggcggcggcggccaggcccTTCGTGGGCGGGCTCACGGAGGAGAAGGCCCGCCAGCTGCGGGCGCGCATGGTGGAGACGGAGAGCTTCCACGACGCCATGTACCACTCCGCCATCGCCTCCCGCCTCGCGCGCTCCTCCtag